The DNA segment GGCTCATCTCCGACCGCATACATCAGATTCGAGGGGAAAGTACCGCTTCCGCTATTTAGCAGCACGGAGATGTTGTCTGAAGAGTTGTTGACAACTGCCAGGTCCCTATCGCCGTCCGAGTCGAGATCGGCTGATGTAATGGAATGCGGTGAGTTGCCGACCTGCATGGAAGAGCCGGTTGTGAACTGCGCGTTGCCGTTATTCGTGAGAGTGATCACGCTATCAGTGAATGATGCCGCATATGCCAAATCGATTGTCCCGTTACCGTCGAAATCTGCAGCGTTAATCGCCAGCGGCAGACCTCCGGCGGTGATGTCAGCTGCGGATGCCAGCGTGCCATCTCCGTTATTCAAGTGGATCGAAACATTGTTGGTTGACGAGTTGGCCGTGACCAAATCGATATCACCATCGCTGTCCAGATCGGCGGCGAAGATCGAAAAAGGAGTGCTGCTGACCATGTAGCTGGAATCGCGAATAAACGTACCGTTACCACCGTCTGCGGCAACCGTAAATGCCCAACTGAACCCACCTGAGAACGGGGCACCGCCCGCAGATTCGATCTCGTCGGTGAGTACAATTTCCACATACTCACCCGGAACGAAAGGAATGTCAGGTTCAAATAGTGCAGTTCTTGAAAGGCTGTTGTAGCTGATTGTTCCAAGTCGCCTACCGGTGCATCGAGCATTCACAACAAATGTGAGCGCGTTGATTGTAGCCCCGTTCAGATCAGCGTCGAAAGTCGCCGTGATGATGATCGAACTGGCAATACCGAGTTCGTTCTGCGCTGGAGCAACTGAGACGATTGCCGGCGACTGTGCAAGAAGCAGCCTTGGGAACATCAGCATACTCAGGAAGACTGCAATGCACACAAACCGGAAATTCCTGTGCATATTCGATCCTCGGATATCGGAAATTAGGTTCGACCGGATCGGGCTATCGAGTGTCAGTCATAGGCCTTCTCAGTCGACAGTCGTTAGTAACTGTGGTCAATCTAAGTGATTCAGTCTGTTTGTCAATGTGATAAAAGTGCAGTGATGTCAATATGTCGACGAGTCTGCGCCCTTGAGTTCATTCACATTTACCGGAGCCCACAGCGCCCTTATCAGAATCTGTTTCTTCCGACATGCCGTTTGCAGGCGTCCATTCACCGTAATATTCCACTACGATCTTGCATCTGCCCTGGGATGTCCACTCTTCGTTGGCATTGTATCCCCATCCCAGGAACTCGGAGCCGCCACCGCCGATAGTCGTGATGAGGTATCTGTTGTTGAGAAATCCGAAGGCATTTGCGCGACTGGAGGGTAATGCAGAATCGCCTCCCGATGGATCGACAGGCAGCCAGCCGTAATTCGGTAAATATATCTCTACCCATCGATGGAATACATTGTCGTATGATGCATCGTCACCACGTACTACAATTGAGCCGACATATCGAGCGGGAAGCCCGGCGGCCCTGCACATGGCTATATAGACAAAACTGTACTCGGAGCAGGATCCGTTACCACGATCCAGAACGGTCGGTGCGATATTCCACCCGCCTGCAAGTTCGTATTCCATGTGCTCAATGACATAATTGAATATCTTTCTACCCATCCAGTACGGGTTTGTTTCATCTCCGACCGCGGCTCTCACTGCACTCTGAATAATCTCGCTCTCCATAGAGAACTTGGCATCATCGACCAGATAAGTGCTCCTGATCTCTTCAGGGATATCATCAAGCAGGCCAACTTTGTTCGGGAAGACGAAGTATCTGTTCTGATACAGTCTGGCTGAGGCGTGCATGCTGACAGTATTGAATAGCATCGGGCCAATATTCTCTACATGATAGTGGGCGACCTTCTGGTTCCACTGGTCTGCGATGATCTCTGTCGGCTCCGGTGAAAAAGTCACTTCACCGATCAATTCCTGATTGTTCAGATCGTGTGGTATCGCAAGGTAAACATCGAGCGTCTTGACCGTATCGGGACCGTAGTTTCTGACCTGATGGATGAATTCCACCCGGAGAGTCTTCTCTTCGAGACGCGCGAAAGGTGTGCCGTCACTAATTACAAGCTTGCTGATCAGGTCTGTTTGATAGTCCGCATTCCAGAGGTGCTTCCCGTCCCAGGCAAGTCCCCATGGATGAGGCCCGTGTGATTTGAAGCAGAGAATCACATCCCCATTGTCAGGGGCGACCATATAGATCATATCTGCCATTCTGTCCGCCACCCAAAGGTATTCGCCATCGTAGGCCAGTCCGGTTGGTGCTCCCGATGGTGCCGGTATGGTGACGATAGTAGTGCCATCCTCGCTGCTGATCTGATGGAGGTCGTTGGCGCCATCGTCCCCGATCCAGAGATATTTGCCATCCCATGCAAGCCCGGAGGGATTGGTGACCGGGCAGTCGATCGTTTTTTCGACAATTCGGGTGGCAGGATTGATGGCATAAATCAGTTGTTCCTCGGCATCGACACACCACAACCGCCCGCCATCCCATGTCAGGCCACGTGGCACATAAGCTGGAGACGGAATCGAATCAATCACCGCGCCGGTTTTGGGATCGATTTTATAGATCATGTCCGTCATTCTGTCGACATTCCAAAGACTGCTCCCATCAAATGTCAATCCCTGCGGGCAGTTGTATGGCGCAGAGAATGTCTGCAATGTGTCGCCCGGAGTGGCAAATGCCATCTGGGATAACAACAATACGAGCAATGAAGTCAGCCCGATAAGTGTGCATCTGGACATGCTAATCCTCCTGTGGAAGTATACAGTTATTGCTCTCTGGTCTGGAGCTGATTCTGCTATTGTGTCTCTTCACGATTCACGATCCGAATGGCGGAATGCACTCGTGTAATTTACCGCAACATAGCAGAATGTCCGGATGGGGTCAAGAAGAAGTGGCACAGCTTCAGGGATGCGCTGGTTCACCCAACTTCTCTGAAACCTTCTGCATGAAGTGCTCGTACCTCGGATCCGCCGGCTCACCCTCGATTTGCATCAGACAGTCTCGTGCCTTCTGATACTCTCGTATGTTGTAGTATACCGCTGCGAGATTGATCAGAGTCTCTTCGAAGTTCGGGATTATCTCCATTGCTTTATTATAGTACTCTATTGCCGAATCATGATCCCCCAAAGTCTCATAACAGGCTGCAAGATTGTTCAGCACGTGTACATGATATGGATGCTGCCGATACGCTTTCTGAAAATCCTTCCGCGCGGCTTCGATGTTGTTCAGGTTGAAGTTCGCTACGCCACGATGCCAGGCAAGCGGTGTCGAAGTGGCATCGAAAACCGAAAATGCTAACTCTGCTTTGTCGATCTCCACGACAACCCTCTTCCAATCGCTCACAGATTTGGCTTCCATTGCATTCCTTGTGTGCATCTCGGAATTGTATCTGGAAGCGCCTACAACAATGCATAGAGCCAGACAGATCATGGCTGTCATGAGTACTGCAGCAATATTGGTTTTCGAAAATGCCCGCATTGGCGGACGCAGTCTGTGATAGACAGATGTAGATACTGCAATCATCAGCGCAAGCAACACAGTGTGTGCAATGCGCTCTTTGGGAAAGCTGAAACACGATATGACGAGAAATCCAACGAGGCCGAAAATCGTCAGAAGGCACAATTGCACATCATCTCGTGATGTGGCTGCTCTAAGGCTTCTCAGACAATAGGAGAAGGCGATCAGAAAAATCGAAATGTAGAACAGCAGTCCGAGGGGGCCGGTCTCAGCCAACACCCAGAGAAAGTCATTGTGCGGGCGTTGAAAAAACACCTGCCCTGTGCTGGACGGGAGGCCGTCGGTGCCATATTTGGCTATTTCGATCTTCCAGTCGCCCACGCCGGTTCCAAGTATGGGATTATCAGCAAACATGCTTAAAGACTTCTCCCACAAAGCAATTCTCTGCCTGAGCGAGGCGTCACTGAGATTGATGGGCAACGGGGAATCGCCCTCAATGCGCTCAGACTGATGAAGCCCGATCGTCGCGAACGATGCGACGACTGCAATAAGCACTGCAACTGTAAACGCAGTGAGACTGTGACGCCGGCGAAATGCGCAAATTGCTCGCCGTTTGTCCGACGTTTTCAGAACCAGTGCGGGGATCATCGTCATTAGCGTCGCGACTGCAAGCGCAAGCCAGACCGTTCGTGTCTGACTGATTACGAGGACGTACAAACACAATGTGACAGTCGCAATCGAGCCTGCCCTCCAGTATCGGTCAGACTTCAGCCAATTGTAGATGACAAACGGAAGCGACAGGAAGAGAAAAGAGGCGAGCAGATTCTTATTTGCCATCGTGCCATACGGAATCACATTGCCCGGTATCCACCTGAATCCGATACCCAAATATTGAAGGATAGCAATTAGAGAGAGACCTGCGGCGACAATCGTAATCGTCCCCGCGAGCTTACTGAGGTAGGCTTTGGATGCTGCCAGCAACTTCGTCATGATCAGCACCAGCACTATGAACAGTGTGAACTTGAGAATGTCGAACATGCTATCTGCAGCGTTCCGGGCCTGCATTAGGGATATTGCGCTGATGAACAGGTATCCAATCAATATAGGGAAGATAGCTCTGCGAAGAAACGACAGCTCACTTCCCGTCGATTGCCTCAGCGCTGACATCAGCATGGAGGCGACTATTGCAAAGAGTAGGATCGATAATAACAGGAATCTCGGAGTGAGAACCGGATCGAGCGTATATCCGATATAGAGAAACGGTACGATAAGCACCGCGCACTGAATCAGTATCTCCGGCAGACGATTCAATCTGACTCCGTAGTTTTCACGGCGACACGTGTCAGAGTCGGTCATAGTTGCGCGATGTCGCTACACATGTTTCTGTCGCCGCCCGAAATGCACGCCCACGCCAGCATAGTGCACACTATGGACAAATCAAGCAAAAAGAGAATTAATAATGTCGGAAGACTGCGATTGCATTCGACCTACGGACAAGCGGCGCATGGTTCGGCCCCGCCTGTGAAGATGTAGCCGACCAGATATACGACATCATCGATGTCTGTCTCTCCGCTGCAATCAACATCGCTCGATTCGATTGGGTCCGGGGCTGGTCCACCCGTGAATATGTATGCAACGGTAAAGACGACATCATCAATGTCGATCCCTCTACTGCCGTCTGCATTGCCGCAATCAGAGCTTGCTTCACTGACAGTGATCATGACTGCAACCGTGTCATACTTGGGAGGGCTATCTGAATCACGGAGTTGAACCTGGATGTAGGACTGCCCTGCCCACGACGGCGTGCCGCTAATAGTACCGATCTCGCCACCGCTAAATGCGCAACCGTATGGAGGCTGGCCGGAGAGTTTTGTCCAGTAGTATGGCTCGACGCCACCACATGCCCAGAAATGATAGTAGTACGGTACGCTGAGATAACCAGTCGGAAGTTCATAGCTTTGAATATGCATCTCCCCGTCGCATGCGTCTCCCACGCCATCGCCATTTTCATCGTACTGATACGGATTCTGAACTTCAAAGCAGTTGTCACAGGCATCTCCGACGTTGTCGCCGTCAAAGTCCTCCTGCGAAATGTTCACGACAAGCGGGCAGTTGTCAGATACATTCGGAATCTGATCATCGTCGGCATCGGGATCGCACGGATCACCCATGCCATCTTCATCGACGTCGGATTGGTTCGAATTCGCTGTCAATTGGCAGTTGTCGCATGCATCACCGACGCCATCATTGTCTGTATCGATCTGGTCAGGGTTGTATACCACGGGACAGTTATCCTCTGAGTTCGAAAGACCGTCTGCATCGGGATCAGGCTCCGGCATGATATTCTTGATAAGCGCTTCGATCATGTAGTTGCAGCCTTCCCAGTTGCAATGCAGATTGTCGAGCGCGTACCAGGCCGTGTGGCTGTCCGCCCAGCCATAGTTGAAATGATACGACTTGGCATCACCGACGACTCTCCAACCGTCACAGACGATCGCGTGCCTGCTGATAGTGTAGTACATCGGGCGACCTTCATTAATTTCCTGTTGAATTAAAGAAAACCATCCATCAGCCGTGTGGTTTGATCTGTACTTACTTGTGATCGATGCGTCATAACGAAAATGTGTCGGCATGGTCTCTTCGACATACCATGAGTATGTTCCGGAGGCACATTTGCCGTACATCATCTCAAACGATATCCCCGCCTCTAAGTTGAGTTCTGCCAGAGCACCCTTCTGTGCCTGAGTGCAGCCGGAATAGCATGCGTCCGGCATGTTGTCCCAATCGTAAATATCGGAGTAGTTTGCTGTAAGAGTCTGTCCCGGAGTGTTTCCGCCACATGAGTTATCGCCCTGCCAGTAGTAGTTCGAGCTGCCATTGCCTGCCGACGGCCAATTCCAGTACTTCATTATCTGCGCGACAGCGGTCGCGACACATCCGACGATGCACGTGCCTCCGTCCCCCATGGGGCAGTCCTGATTATACGGAGAGCCCTGATGCCAGCCGGTGGTTAGAAGCGGTCCGAACTCATCGAGTGGCGAATCGAAGTCTTTGCCGAGACTCAACATGAATTGATCGTTCGGCACTGAGTATTTCGACCATTCCGATTGATTGACCTCACCGAACAACTGGATATCGTTCTCCGACTGCTTTTCGTCAAGACTGCCATATGTTTCCCGGAAGATTCTGAAACGATCGGCGAGTACTTCGCGAATCAGCGCGGCGAAACCGTCTTCATCACTGGGCCTATAGATCGATTCCTCGGAATATGCCTTCACCGGAGGAAGCTCTTTAAGTGTCGGGACGATGATGTACCCGGCAGGCGAGATTGAGTAGACTCTTGCGAGGAGAGTCCCATCAACCACAATCTCCTCACTGACTTTGATTTCGGGCGAGAGCGATCCTGACCAACCACCATTGGAATATGTGATCTTCGACAACCAGTTCTGACAAACCAGACCCATCTCGGCCTCGGAGGCGAGCTCAGCGGTGGCTGTCTGGAATGGCAATGCCCAGATCAGAAGACTCACTAAAATTGTAATATATAGCGTTGGGATTTCTGAATTTATGCCCGTTCTGATGTCTAACATGGAAGATCCTCCGATAATTATTCTCGGTGCCGACGGCAAATACATTTACCCTATTGTGATAATGTAGGGCAAAAGACCGATTTGTCAACAGTTATACGTCAAAGTCCATATACGTCAAAGTCCTATCTTTAGAGTGCTTTATGTCGACCTGAACATAATAACCCAAGTCCACTATCGCCAACAGTTTGTATACGCGGCAAAGATGTGGCAGAATGATCCTAAATCAGAGCGATTTAATTGTCGGATACTCCGCTTCCATGGCCGTGATGCTTGATCTTCTCAGCATAGGTCATGTGTTTGCGGGAATAGTACTCGTCCGAGATCCTGCGAGTAATACCCGAGAGAGCGATGATTGCTATGAGATTCGGTATGGTCATCAACCCGAGAGCTATTTCTCCGAAATGCCAGACAGTTTCGAGTTGCAGGATGGCTCCCAGGAAAAGAACGATGCAATACACGAATCGATACGGCATGACCCATGAATTGCCGAAAAGGTACTGGACCGACCTGTCTCCATAGTACGACCAGCTGATCATCGTCGAAAGAGCGAACAAGAACACTGACCCCGTAACAATATACCCGCCATAACCTTTCAGGAATGTCAATCCATGTTCGAATGCATAAGCCGTCATCGGGGAACTATTGAGCAATTCGCCGTTGACCATAGCCGTGTGGGCATCAGTCACAACGATGGCAAGTCCGGTGATCGAGCAGACAATGATGGTGTCGATATAGGGACCCATCATAGCGACAGTCCCCTCACGCACCGGTTCGGTTGTCTTGGCTGCAGCATGCGCGATCGGTGCAGACCCCTGCCCCGCTTCATTGGAGAATAGCCCGCGCTTGATCCCTTGAACCATTGTCATGATGAAAGCAGAACCAGCAAAACCGCCAGCGGTACCGGAGAATGTAAACGCGCCCTGGAATATTGATGCGAACGCCCCCGGGATCTTGTCGGCATTCAGGATTAGAATCAGGATTCCCCCAATCAAGTATACTACTGTCATGAACGGCGTCAGCTTGCTGGCAACCTGACCGATTCTCTTGATGCCACCGATTATGACCAAACCCACGATTACAGCAAGAGAAACCCCGGTCACCCAGCTCGGTATAGCGAAATCGGAATTCAACTGGTCAGCGACCGTGAATGCCTGGATCGAGTTTCCTGTGCAGAACGAACAGATGGCAGCGGCAGCTGCGAAGACGATCGCCAGCCATTTCCAGCCAAGTCCCTGCTCGATATAGTACATGGGACCACCCGACGCAGAACCGTCGGGATTGATCATCCTATATTTCATCGACAGCGTACATTCAGCATACTTGAGAGATGTCCCGAAGATAGCGGTAACCCACATCCAGAATAACGCCCCCGGACCGCCATAGTGAATAGCCAACGCGACACCAGCGATATTGCCGATTCCGATCGTGGCCGAGAGAGCGGCGGAAAGAGCCTGAAAGTGCGAAATGTCACCGGCATCCTTGGGGTCATCGTACTTGCCTCTGGTAATATTAATGGCGTGCCCGATCCTCTTCAGTTGAGGCCAGCCGAGTTTGAATGTGATGAATATGCCCGTTCCGACCAGGAGTAAAACCATACCGGGGAATGACTCGGGGGTCTCCCAGACAAACTTGTTTACTGCATCAATAACGCTCGTGATGAATCCCATGTTACCTCCCGGCGTGAACTTGATGGGCGCAGTCCATTACTTCGCTGGCGCGACGGAATTGATGTTCAATGCTCACAATTTTCGATAAATGTACATCCTGAGTCAGCATTGGCAAGAAAAAACTCCCAGGCAACCCCAAAGACGCTGACCCAGTCTGAAGGGCTTGTTGAAAAAGTCAATGTAGCGCTAAACTCCGTCATCGCAAGGAACGGAGCGACGTGGCGATCTCCGACCCTGCGCTGTCAGGAATCCCTTCCTGACAGCTTGATAATACGGGCAGGAAAGGATTCCTGCCCGCGCGGAAGTTCGTTGTGAGAAGCCGAGACGGCCAGGGTTCGCTCGCAGTGATATTATGAGAGCGCGCCTCCGGGGTATAAGCTATCTTAGTTTATGCCTTGGAAAAACAGCTAACGAAGGAGGCGCACAGGATGAATATATCATTTGACGGTCACAAAGGCTACACTCTTTGTTCGATGACGATTGACGGACTTTATCAACAGGCCCTGAAGAATGGAGTGCCTTCGGCTGTTACTGGAATTTATGTTGAAACTGATGTCGGAATCCAGTTCAAATGAACAAGCAGATAACCGATGTGTTATAAGAAGGCGACAAGAGTATGAGCGTCAATCGACTCGATCTGCAACTACGTGAAATAGTGATCCTCGAATGTCACATATGATAGGAGGCGGCGATGATTGAAAGAACAGAGAAACTGATGGCTGATTTCAAGAAACTCGGACTAGTGAACACCGGGGATATTCGCTGGAATCTTAATACACCATCGCTCTACGAACAGGCTATCCGCAGGCGTGAGGGAATTCTCGCCCATCTCGGTCCGCTTGTGGTGAGAACTGGACACCACACAGCCCGAGCGGCGCAGGACAAGTACATTGTGGATGAACCGTCATCGACAAAAAACATCTGGTGGGGAAAAGTCAACAAGCCCATCAGCGAAGAGAGGTTCAGTAGCATACATGACAGAGTGAGAGCATATCTGCAGGGCCGGGAATTGTATGTTGAAGATGTGTATGTCGGTGCCGATCCGGCTTACAGGCGGTCAATTCGAGTAATCACCGAAAATGCCTGGCATTGCCTTTTTGCACGCAACATGTTCATCAGAATTCCCGACAAATCGGAGCGGCTCGCCTTCGATCCTGAGTTCACCGTCCTGCACGTTCCGCATTTCCATGCTCTCCCAGAGATGGACGGTACTAGAAGTGAGACATTCATCATTGTACACTTCGGGAAAAAACTTGTGATAATCGGAGGAACCAGCTATGCGGGGGAAATCAAGAAATCAGCATTTACTATAATGAATTACCTTCTCCCGCAGGAGAATGTGCTCTCGATGCACTGCTCGGCAAACATCGGCAAAAATGATGATGTCGCGCTCTTTTTCGGACTGTCCGGCACCGGCAAGACAACACTCTCCGCTGACCCGGAACGGCGACTGATTGGAGACGATGAGCATGGATGGAGTGAGCAGGGAGTATTCAACTTTGAAGGCGGGTGTT comes from the Candidatus Zixiibacteriota bacterium genome and includes:
- the pckA gene encoding phosphoenolpyruvate carboxykinase (ATP) translates to MIERTEKLMADFKKLGLVNTGDIRWNLNTPSLYEQAIRRREGILAHLGPLVVRTGHHTARAAQDKYIVDEPSSTKNIWWGKVNKPISEERFSSIHDRVRAYLQGRELYVEDVYVGADPAYRRSIRVITENAWHCLFARNMFIRIPDKSERLAFDPEFTVLHVPHFHALPEMDGTRSETFIIVHFGKKLVIIGGTSYAGEIKKSAFTIMNYLLPQENVLSMHCSANIGKNDDVALFFGLSGTGKTTLSADPERRLIGDDEHGWSEQGVFNFEGGCYAKVIKLSNEAEPEIYETTRKFGTILENVAIDPDTRMIDLDDGTLTENTRAAYPITHIESAVRDGLGGIPKNVIMLTYDAFGVVPPISKLTPQQAMYHFISGYTAKVGGTEKGLGKEPQAVFSACFGAPFMALHPTAYAELLQKRIKNHGVNCWLINTGLIGGQFGIGRRIKIAHTRAIVKAALTGALNSVSFTTEPVFNLAIPTECPGVPSDILNPRNTWSNQEEYDKVAQKLAENFRKNFVEYKDAVSAEVVESGPGRMKVSI
- a CDS encoding transglutaminase, which gives rise to MSRCTLIGLTSLLVLLLSQMAFATPGDTLQTFSAPYNCPQGLTFDGSSLWNVDRMTDMIYKIDPKTGAVIDSIPSPAYVPRGLTWDGGRLWCVDAEEQLIYAINPATRIVEKTIDCPVTNPSGLAWDGKYLWIGDDGANDLHQISSEDGTTIVTIPAPSGAPTGLAYDGEYLWVADRMADMIYMVAPDNGDVILCFKSHGPHPWGLAWDGKHLWNADYQTDLISKLVISDGTPFARLEEKTLRVEFIHQVRNYGPDTVKTLDVYLAIPHDLNNQELIGEVTFSPEPTEIIADQWNQKVAHYHVENIGPMLFNTVSMHASARLYQNRYFVFPNKVGLLDDIPEEIRSTYLVDDAKFSMESEIIQSAVRAAVGDETNPYWMGRKIFNYVIEHMEYELAGGWNIAPTVLDRGNGSCSEYSFVYIAMCRAAGLPARYVGSIVVRGDDASYDNVFHRWVEIYLPNYGWLPVDPSGGDSALPSSRANAFGFLNNRYLITTIGGGGSEFLGWGYNANEEWTSQGRCKIVVEYYGEWTPANGMSEETDSDKGAVGSGKCE
- a CDS encoding thrombospondin type 3 repeat-containing protein, producing the protein MYYTISRHAIVCDGWRVVGDAKSYHFNYGWADSHTAWYALDNLHCNWEGCNYMIEALIKNIMPEPDPDADGLSNSEDNCPVVYNPDQIDTDNDGVGDACDNCQLTANSNQSDVDEDGMGDPCDPDADDDQIPNVSDNCPLVVNISQEDFDGDNVGDACDNCFEVQNPYQYDENGDGVGDACDGEMHIQSYELPTGYLSVPYYYHFWACGGVEPYYWTKLSGQPPYGCAFSGGEIGTISGTPSWAGQSYIQVQLRDSDSPPKYDTVAVMITVSEASSDCGNADGSRGIDIDDVVFTVAYIFTGGPAPDPIESSDVDCSGETDIDDVVYLVGYIFTGGAEPCAACP
- a CDS encoding sodium:alanine symporter family protein, translating into MGFITSVIDAVNKFVWETPESFPGMVLLLVGTGIFITFKLGWPQLKRIGHAINITRGKYDDPKDAGDISHFQALSAALSATIGIGNIAGVALAIHYGGPGALFWMWVTAIFGTSLKYAECTLSMKYRMINPDGSASGGPMYYIEQGLGWKWLAIVFAAAAAICSFCTGNSIQAFTVADQLNSDFAIPSWVTGVSLAVIVGLVIIGGIKRIGQVASKLTPFMTVVYLIGGILILILNADKIPGAFASIFQGAFTFSGTAGGFAGSAFIMTMVQGIKRGLFSNEAGQGSAPIAHAAAKTTEPVREGTVAMMGPYIDTIIVCSITGLAIVVTDAHTAMVNGELLNSSPMTAYAFEHGLTFLKGYGGYIVTGSVFLFALSTMISWSYYGDRSVQYLFGNSWVMPYRFVYCIVLFLGAILQLETVWHFGEIALGLMTIPNLIAIIALSGITRRISDEYYSRKHMTYAEKIKHHGHGSGVSDN
- a CDS encoding DUF128 domain-containing protein; protein product: MNISFDGHKGYTLCSMTIDGLYQQALKNGVPSAVTGIYVETDVGIQFK
- a CDS encoding VCBS repeat-containing protein; amino-acid sequence: MHRNFRFVCIAVFLSMLMFPRLLLAQSPAIVSVAPAQNELGIASSIIITATFDADLNGATINALTFVVNARCTGRRLGTISYNSLSRTALFEPDIPFVPGEYVEIVLTDEIESAGGAPFSGGFSWAFTVAADGGNGTFIRDSSYMVSSTPFSIFAADLDSDGDIDLVTANSSTNNVSIHLNNGDGTLASAADITAGGLPLAINAADFDGNGTIDLAYAASFTDSVITLTNNGNAQFTTGSSMQVGNSPHSITSADLDSDGDRDLAVVNNSSDNISVLLNSGSGTFPSNLMYAVGDEPYSICAGDFDNDGDVDLATANDVSGSVSILRNNGNGTFEPQLEYDVVFGPISVFASDLDGDGDIDLST
- a CDS encoding O-antigen ligase family protein; its protein translation is MNRLPEILIQCAVLIVPFLYIGYTLDPVLTPRFLLLSILLFAIVASMLMSALRQSTGSELSFLRRAIFPILIGYLFISAISLMQARNAADSMFDILKFTLFIVLVLIMTKLLAASKAYLSKLAGTITIVAAGLSLIAILQYLGIGFRWIPGNVIPYGTMANKNLLASFLFLSLPFVIYNWLKSDRYWRAGSIATVTLCLYVLVISQTRTVWLALAVATLMTMIPALVLKTSDKRRAICAFRRRHSLTAFTVAVLIAVVASFATIGLHQSERIEGDSPLPINLSDASLRQRIALWEKSLSMFADNPILGTGVGDWKIEIAKYGTDGLPSSTGQVFFQRPHNDFLWVLAETGPLGLLFYISIFLIAFSYCLRSLRAATSRDDVQLCLLTIFGLVGFLVISCFSFPKERIAHTVLLALMIAVSTSVYHRLRPPMRAFSKTNIAAVLMTAMICLALCIVVGASRYNSEMHTRNAMEAKSVSDWKRVVVEIDKAELAFSVFDATSTPLAWHRGVANFNLNNIEAARKDFQKAYRQHPYHVHVLNNLAACYETLGDHDSAIEYYNKAMEIIPNFEETLINLAAVYYNIREYQKARDCLMQIEGEPADPRYEHFMQKVSEKLGEPAHP